From Lysinibacillus sp. SGAir0095, the proteins below share one genomic window:
- a CDS encoding carbon monoxide dehydrogenase yields the protein MNKIIPFLLVVISLFLSDGTVFANTQNTTPYFEDHSRRVGYKTVDEAVKEFENHCNCEVKLPAKIPEIPFTHEFGAFTKDEKNGVNDLLQIRFVNREMKNNLFKVDIRSNKLDYEGKEYLLQDGTKGMYFANHIFYFFVFEKNNLQYVVSIDKNVSDIDPPKVLLDIANSIE from the coding sequence TTGAATAAGATTATCCCTTTTTTATTGGTAGTCATTAGCCTATTCTTAAGTGATGGAACTGTTTTTGCAAATACACAAAACACGACTCCTTATTTTGAGGATCATTCACGAAGAGTAGGGTATAAAACTGTAGATGAGGCGGTTAAAGAATTTGAAAACCATTGTAATTGTGAGGTAAAGCTACCTGCCAAGATCCCTGAAATTCCTTTCACACATGAATTTGGCGCATTTACTAAAGATGAGAAAAATGGTGTGAATGATTTACTGCAAATTCGTTTTGTAAATAGAGAGATGAAAAATAATCTATTTAAAGTTGATATTCGTTCAAATAAATTAGACTATGAAGGTAAGGAATATTTACTTCAAGATGGAACTAAGGGCATGTATTTCGCAAATCATATCTTTTACTTTTTTGTCTTTGAAAAAAATAATTTGCAGTATGTCGTAAGTATTGATAAAAATGTAAGTGATATAGATCCTCCAAAGGTATTATTGGACATTGCAAATTCAATTGAGTAA